In the Halorubrum ruber genome, ACCGAGCTCTCGCCCGAGCTGCGGGACGCGGAGGTGGCGCCGTGAGCCGCGCGCCGCCGCTCTCGCGGCTCCTCCCGTTCCCGGTGGTCGACGCCGCGTGGGACCTCGCGCTCGTCCCGGCGCTCGCGGGCGCCGTCGCGCTGCCGTTCGTCCCGCCGGTCGGCGCCGCGCTCGTCGCGCTCGCGGTCGGGGTCCTCTGGTTCCACCGCGACCCCGAGCGCGACCCGCCGACGGGCGAGGAGGCGGTCGTCTCTCCGGCCGACGGCACCGTCTCCGTGGTCCGCGAGGAGGGCTCGCGGCTCCGCGTGGGGGTGTTCATGAACGTCACCGACGTCCACGTCAACCGCGCGCCGCTCGCGGGCGAGGTCCGCGAGGTCCGCCACCGCCCCGGCGCGAACCGCCCGGCGTTCGACAAGGAGTCGGACCGCAACGAGCAGGTGGCGATCGACTGCGGCGAGTACGAGCTGCTCGTCATCGCGGGCTGGTTCGCCCGGCGGATCCACCCGTCGGTCGAGGCCGGCGACCGCGTCGAGCGCGGCGACCGCGTCGGCCACGTCTCGTTCGGCTCCCGCGCCGACGTGGTGTTGCCCGCGGCCGTGAGCCGCGAGGACCTGCTGGTCGCCGAGGGGGACAGCGTGCGCGCGGGCGAGACGATCATCGCGGAGCGGCCGGACGCGGCCGACCCCGCGGCGTGACCGTCGGACGCCGAACAACCGGGCTGGCACGCGAGACGCCCGTGTTCGGGCGTACACTTTTGTTTCGCGGCGGTGACGCTTCTCGCGCATGTCCGACGACACCATCCACGAGTCGAGGCGGTCGCGGAGCCGACAGGGGTTAGCCACGTACCTTCGGCGGATCGCCCGAGCGCTCGGACGGGGGGAGCCGGTGCCGGTCGACGAGGGGGGAACGGTGACGGTAGAGCCCGCCGCGACCGGCGACGTCGAGGTCGAGCTGGAGCGCGCGGACGGGACCGTCCACTTCGAGGTCGAGATGGAGTGGCCCGACGAGGCGGCCGCGGTCGACGAGGACGCGAGCGCGAGCAAGGCGACGTTCGAGCTGTACGCCGACAGCGCGGACGAGTACCGCTGGCGGCTCCGCCACGACAACGGCAACATCGTCGCCGACGGCGGCGAGGGGTACGCCGACAAGCGCGACGCCCGCTCGGGGATCGAGAGCGTCCAGCGGAACGCGCCGGGCGCGCACGTCGTCGACGTCTCGCGCGACGAGGAGCCGCCCGAGGAGGGAGGCAGCGACGCGACCTTCGAGCTGTTCCGCGACAACGCGGACGAGTACCGCTGGCGGCTCCGCCACGAGAACGGGAACATCATCTCCGACAGCGGGCAGGGGTACGCCTCCAAGCAGAAGGCGAAACAGGGGCTCGAGAGCGTCAAGTCGAACGCGCCGGGCGCGGCCGTCGAGGAGCCCGAGGAGTAGTCCTCGGTCCTGTCGCGGGCCGACGGCGGTCCGCCCGTCCGCGGCCTCCGCCCCCGCGACCCGACCGCGTCCCCCGCCACCGCGACGCGACCGCCCGCGGACCGCACCGCTTATTCGCCGGCCCTCACTACCTCGGGCCGACATGGACGCGCTCGACGCCAAGTACCCGTTCTTCGCGAGCGCCCGCGAGGCGGTCGCCGAGGCCGCGGTGTCGCTGCCGGAGCTCGTCGCGGCCGACGCGCCGGCCGTCGAGCGCGCCCGCGAGCGCGTCGAACGCGCCCTCCTTGAGGGGACCGTCGCCGCCGAGAGCGGCGATTTCCCCGGCGAGTCGGCGTCCGACACGCAGGCGGAGCTGCTCTCGTACCCCATCGCGCGGATCCTCGTCTCCCTGCTCGACTCCCAGCCCGCCATCGAGAAGTACGCGGCCGCGGAGGCGGCGACCGCCATGGAGCGGGTCCGCCGCGACTTGGAGACCGACGACGAGCTGCGGTCGGTGTCGTCCGCGACGGTCGGGCTCGACGATCTGCTCGCGGAGTTCGACCTCGCAGACGCCGTGCGCCCGGACGCGACCGCGCCGGCCGGCGTCCGCGGCGGCACGGGAGGCGGGACGACGAGCGGCGGAGCCGGGGGCGGCGCGACCGGAGGAGGTCCGACCGGGAGCGGCGCCGGCCGGGACCCCGACGGCTACCGGATCGACGTCGGCCCGTACCTCCGGCTCACCTCCCCCGAGTGGGGCGACTCGTGGCGGCTCGTCAACCGCGCGCTCGCCGACGGCGCGGTGCGGGTCTCCCGCGAGGAGCTGCTCGCGGCGCTGGAGGCCGCCGTCGAGGCCCGGGTCGCCGAGGGGCTCCCCTTCGAACTAGGCGCCGACGAGGAGATCGCCGCGGCGCTGGAGTCCCGGGTCGCCGACCTCCGGCGGCTGCTCTCCGAGCGGACGTACGCCGAGCCGCCGGACGTCGTCGCTCCCGCGCTGTTCCCGCCGTGTATGACGAACCTGATCGAGAAGGCGGAGCGCGACGCCGCCCTCTCCGCGGCCGAGTCGTTCGCGCTGATGGCGTTCCTCGTCGGCATCGGCATGACGCCCGACGAGGTCGTCGCGTTCTGCGCGGACACGAGCCTCGACGCCGAGGGGATCCGCTACCAGACCGAGTACCTGACCGACGACCGGGGTACCCAGTACCCGCCGCCGACCTGCGAGACGCTCGCGAACTACGGGATCTGCCACAACGAGGACGACCACATGCAGGTGGCGGCCGACCCCCTCTCGTACTACGAGAAGCAGGTGGCCGCCGCCGACGACGTGACCGACTGGCGGGACGGACGCGAGGCTGACGGGTCGGAGGAGGACTGAGGGAACGGAGGAGGACTGAGAAGGCGGAGGAAGACTGACAGAGCAGACGAAGCGTGAACGCCGCGCGCCGAACGCGGAAGACAATTTAAGAGAGCGGCGACGGCCCGGGCGGACTACGACTCGTCTTTCGCGCGCATCAGGTACGTCCCGACCCCGGCCATCAGCAGGACGAATCCGGCCAACAGCGCGATGAGCGCGATCGCTCCCGCCTCCGGAAGGACCGTCGACCCGCCGAAGGTGACCCCGATGGCGATCAGCCCGACGATGAACACCGCGGCCGCCGCCAGCGAGACCGCGATCTGCCGACGGAGCTCCGCGTCGATTTCCATGAGTGCGGCTTCCCGTCGCCGCTAAAAAAGGACTTCGATGGGCGTCCCGCCCGCGGGGCGCTCACGTCGCGAGGTGCGTGATGTCCCGCCGCAGGGTGTACCCTCGCGGCACGCCGACGATCTTCAGACACTCCTCGCACAGCACCCGCTCGTAGTCGCGGTTGGTCTCCTTCTCCAACAGGGAGACGTCCGCGAGCGGGAACACGGACCCGCACCGGTCGCACTCCGCCTTGTCGCCGTCGACGATCTTCATCGACTCTCCGTTCCCGAGATCGGTATATAAAATCGCGGACGACGTTATCACTCCGGATACTGGCGCGTCGCGAAAAATCGGTGATCGGTCGACGCGGTCGGCGTCGGGGAGTCGCGCGCCGGCTCAGCCGAAGAGCTCGCCGAGCCCTTCGCCGCCGTCGCCCTCTTCCTCGTCGTCGTCGGCCGCCTCGTCGGCGGCCTCGGCCTCGTCGTCGTCATCGTCGTCGTCGTCCGCCTCGTCGGCGGACGCGTCGGCGTCCGCAGAGCCACCGGTGGACGCGCCGGCGGCCGGGGCCGCGGCGGCCGTCTCGATGGCCTCCTCGATGTCGACGTCCTCCAGCGCGGCGACGAGCGCCTTGACGCGGGACTCCTCGACGTCGACGCCGGCGGCTTCGAGCACGCCGGTGACGTTGTCTTCGTTGATCTCTTCGCCAGTCTCGTTCAGGATGAGCGCAGCGTAAACGTATTCCATTGGTGTGTACCTCGTGTTATCCGAACATCGCGCCGAGTCCCTCGCCGCCGTCGTCGCCGTCGTCGTCGGCGTCGTCGTCGGTGTCGGTCTCCTCGGCGTCTTCCGTGTTGTCGTCCGCCTGTTCCTCCTCCTCGTCGGCGTCGTCGGCCGCCGGCTCCGGTGCCGGCGCGGCCTCGACGCCCTGGAGCTCCTCGGGGAGCGCCTCCTCGTCGTCGATCTGGGCTGCGAGCGCGCGCAGCTGGGCGTCGGCCTTCCCGATCAGGTCGGGCACGACGTCCGGGCTCTCGATCTCCGCGAACAGGCCGACGGACTTCGCCTCGCCGGACGCCTTCGCGAGAAGGGTGCCGGCGGTGGCGGCCGTCGGGTACGCGGCGTTGACAGAGAGGTTACGCGCGGCGGCCGCGGCGGACCGAATGTCCGCCTCGTACTCGTCGACGTCGAGTTCGAGCTCGTCGGGCTCGAAGAGGACGCCCTCGGAGTAGACGGCGCGCAGGTCGAGGCCGACCTCCTTGGGCTCGATACCGAGCTCGACGAGGACGTTCGCGAGGTCGTCGTCGACGACCTCGCCCTCCGTCAGCACGGTCGAGTCCTCGGTCACCTTGATCGAGCCGTCCATGATGCGGGCGGACGCGCCCACGGTCTGGAGCTCGCCGACGAACGGCCCCGGGTCGACGCCGGTGTCGCCCTCGGGGATCACGATGTCGTTGGGGGCCACCTCGCCCGCGTTGATCGGGGCGGGGGTCTTCGAGGCTTCGAGTTGCTTGAAGAGGCCGAACGGGTTGTCGTTGGTGCCGACGAGCGCCACTTGGCCGCTGACGTACTCCGTCAGCTGCTCGACGCCGTCGTCGACCTCCTCGAGCGCCCGGTTCGTGAGCGTGTTGCGGCTCATGCGGACGGCCGCCGAGCCGTGGAGCTCCCGGCGCATGGCCTGGAGCTGCCGGCTCGGGATGCCGGCCACGCCGACGATCCCGACGGACTGGTAGGAGTCGATGAAGTCGACGAGCTCGTCGACCTCCTCCCGTTTCCACTCCGGGATCGTCTCGGTCTTGCGGGCCGAGCTCATACGGGCACCTCCTTCGCGGGACCCATCGTGGTCTTCACGTAGATCCCGTCGATGTTGAGCGGGCCCTTCTCGAGGTCTGCTTCGAGTCGCCGGATGATGACGTCGATGTTGTCCGAGATCGCGTCGGCGCCCATGTCCTCGGCGCCGACGCGGGTGTGGAACGTGCGCCGGTCGCGCGACCGGAGCTGCACCGTGTTCTTCATCCGGTTGACGGTCTCGACGATGTCGTCGTCCGGCTGTAGTGGGGTAGGCATCTTCCCGCGCGGACCGAGGACGGTACCGAGGTACCGACCGATGTCCTGCATCAGGTTGGCCTCGGCGACGAAGAAGTCGGTGTCGTCGGCGAGGTCCTTAGCGCGGTCGTCGTCGTCTCCGAGGTCTTCGAGGTCGTCGCTGTCGAGCACTTCGTCAGCGACCTCCTCTGCGCGGACGGCGGTTTCGCCCTCCGCGAAGACGACGATCTGTGTCTCCTGCCCCGTTCCAGCCGGCAGCACGACGGACTCGTCGATACGGTTCGACGGATCGTTGAGGTCGAGGTCTCGCAGGTTGATCGCGATGTCCACGGTCTCGCGGAAGTTCCGCTCGGGCGCATCGTCGAGTGCGAGGGTTACGGCCTCTTGTATTGTGTCTGCCATTTTCACCTCCGTAGTACGCAGGTCGCTCCTACGGGTCAGTGAAACAGGCGAAGCCTGTCTCATCGGAGAGAGGTCCATCGGAGGTTTAAAAGCGTCGAACCGACCCTCACCGTGTGAACCGGCGACAGGGCCGCTCCGCGGCGGTCGCGCCGTCGAGCGCGGTTCCGTCTGTTCGCCGTCGGATCCGCGGTTCGGCTTCGACGCGCGTCGAACGCCAAAACGTCGGATAGGGGAACCCTTTTGACGCCGCTGTCCGACCGACGAGGTAATGACTCAGGGTGGTCCGCCGTGACGATGGACGACCGTATCGAGGACCTTCGGGAGCGCCGCGAGCGGGCGGCCAAGGGCGGAGGCGAAGACCGGATCCAGTCGCAACACGACAAGGGGAAGATGACCGCCCGCGAGCGGATCGACTACTTCCTCGACGACGGGACCTTCCACGAGTTCGACCGGTTCCGCACCCACCGCAACCACACGTTCGGGATGGAGGAACAGCAGATCCCGGGCGACGGCGTGGTGACCGGCTACGGTGAGGTGAACGGCCGGAAGACGTTCGTGTTCGCGCACGACTTCACCGTCTTCGGCGGGTCGCTCGGCGAGGTGTTCGCCGAGAAGGTGTGCAAGGTGATGGACAAGGCGATGGACGTGGGCGCGCCCGTCGTCGGCCTCAACGACTCCGCCGGCGCCCGGATTCAGGAAGGGGTCGCCTCGCTCGGCGGCTTCGCGGAGATATTCCGGCGCAACACGGAAGCGTCGGGCGTGATCCCCCAGATCTCGGCGATCATGGGGCCGTGCGCGGGCGGCGCGGTGTACTCGCCCGCCATCACGGACTTCACGTTCATGGTGAAAGACACCTCCCACATGTTCATCACCGGGCCGGACGTCATCGAGACGGTCACCGGCGAGGAGGTGAGCTTCGAGGAGCTGGGCGGCGCGGTCACCCACTCGTCGACCTCCGGCGTCGCGCACTTCGCCGAGGAGAGCGAGGAGGAGGCGCTCGACAACATCGCGCGGCTGCTCTCGTACCTCCCCGCGAACAACGTGGAGGACCCGCCGCGCGTCGAGCCGTGGGACGACCCGGAGCGCGCCGACGACGAGCTCGCGGAGATCGTCCCGGACGCCCCCCGGAAGCCGTACGACATGAAGGACGTGATCGGCAGCGTGGCCGACGAGGGCTCCTTCTTCGAGGTGCACGAGAACTTCGCGAAGAACATCGTCGTCGGCTTCGCCCGCCTCGACGGCCACTCGATCGGCGTCGTCGCCAACAACCCCCGGGTGAACGCCGGCACGCTCGACATCGAGGCGAGCCAGAAGGGGGCGCGGTTCGTCCGCTTCTGTGACGCGTTCAACATCCCGATCCTCACCTTCGAGGACGTGCCCGGCTTCATGCCCGGCACGGATCAGGAACACAATGGGATCATCCGCCACGGCGCGAAGCTGCTGTACGCCTTCTCGGAGGCGACCGTTCCC is a window encoding:
- a CDS encoding acyl-CoA carboxylase subunit beta, whose product is MDDRIEDLRERRERAAKGGGEDRIQSQHDKGKMTARERIDYFLDDGTFHEFDRFRTHRNHTFGMEEQQIPGDGVVTGYGEVNGRKTFVFAHDFTVFGGSLGEVFAEKVCKVMDKAMDVGAPVVGLNDSAGARIQEGVASLGGFAEIFRRNTEASGVIPQISAIMGPCAGGAVYSPAITDFTFMVKDTSHMFITGPDVIETVTGEEVSFEELGGAVTHSSTSGVAHFAEESEEEALDNIARLLSYLPANNVEDPPRVEPWDDPERADDELAEIVPDAPRKPYDMKDVIGSVADEGSFFEVHENFAKNIVVGFARLDGHSIGVVANNPRVNAGTLDIEASQKGARFVRFCDAFNIPILTFEDVPGFMPGTDQEHNGIIRHGAKLLYAFSEATVPLLTVITRKAYGGAYCVMSSKHIGGDVNYAWPTSEIAVMGPKGAVNVLYREELAEADDPDARRQELIDEYREEFANPYTAADRGFVDDVIEPTETRARLIEDLKMLKGKSSDQPAKKHGNIPI
- a CDS encoding HVO_2922 family protein, which codes for MSDDTIHESRRSRSRQGLATYLRRIARALGRGEPVPVDEGGTVTVEPAATGDVEVELERADGTVHFEVEMEWPDEAAAVDEDASASKATFELYADSADEYRWRLRHDNGNIVADGGEGYADKRDARSGIESVQRNAPGAHVVDVSRDEEPPEEGGSDATFELFRDNADEYRWRLRHENGNIISDSGQGYASKQKAKQGLESVKSNAPGAAVEEPEE
- a CDS encoding 50S ribosomal protein L10; this translates as MSSARKTETIPEWKREEVDELVDFIDSYQSVGIVGVAGIPSRQLQAMRRELHGSAAVRMSRNTLTNRALEEVDDGVEQLTEYVSGQVALVGTNDNPFGLFKQLEASKTPAPINAGEVAPNDIVIPEGDTGVDPGPFVGELQTVGASARIMDGSIKVTEDSTVLTEGEVVDDDLANVLVELGIEPKEVGLDLRAVYSEGVLFEPDELELDVDEYEADIRSAAAAARNLSVNAAYPTAATAGTLLAKASGEAKSVGLFAEIESPDVVPDLIGKADAQLRALAAQIDDEEALPEELQGVEAAPAPEPAADDADEEEEQADDNTEDAEETDTDDDADDDGDDGGEGLGAMFG
- a CDS encoding DUF7472 family protein — protein: MEIDAELRRQIAVSLAAAAVFIVGLIAIGVTFGGSTVLPEAGAIALIALLAGFVLLMAGVGTYLMRAKDES
- a CDS encoding 50S ribosomal protein L1, whose translation is MADTIQEAVTLALDDAPERNFRETVDIAINLRDLDLNDPSNRIDESVVLPAGTGQETQIVVFAEGETAVRAEEVADEVLDSDDLEDLGDDDDRAKDLADDTDFFVAEANLMQDIGRYLGTVLGPRGKMPTPLQPDDDIVETVNRMKNTVQLRSRDRRTFHTRVGAEDMGADAISDNIDVIIRRLEADLEKGPLNIDGIYVKTTMGPAKEVPV
- a CDS encoding DNA primase translates to MDALDAKYPFFASAREAVAEAAVSLPELVAADAPAVERARERVERALLEGTVAAESGDFPGESASDTQAELLSYPIARILVSLLDSQPAIEKYAAAEAATAMERVRRDLETDDELRSVSSATVGLDDLLAEFDLADAVRPDATAPAGVRGGTGGGTTSGGAGGGATGGGPTGSGAGRDPDGYRIDVGPYLRLTSPEWGDSWRLVNRALADGAVRVSREELLAALEAAVEARVAEGLPFELGADEEIAAALESRVADLRRLLSERTYAEPPDVVAPALFPPCMTNLIEKAERDAALSAAESFALMAFLVGIGMTPDEVVAFCADTSLDAEGIRYQTEYLTDDRGTQYPPPTCETLANYGICHNEDDHMQVAADPLSYYEKQVAAADDVTDWRDGREADGSEED
- the rpl12p gene encoding 50S ribosomal protein P1, coding for MEYVYAALILNETGEEINEDNVTGVLEAAGVDVEESRVKALVAALEDVDIEEAIETAAAAPAAGASTGGSADADASADEADDDDDDDDEAEAADEAADDDEEEGDGGEGLGELFG
- a CDS encoding protein sorting system archaetidylserine decarboxylase; protein product: MSRAPPLSRLLPFPVVDAAWDLALVPALAGAVALPFVPPVGAALVALAVGVLWFHRDPERDPPTGEEAVVSPADGTVSVVREEGSRLRVGVFMNVTDVHVNRAPLAGEVREVRHRPGANRPAFDKESDRNEQVAIDCGEYELLVIAGWFARRIHPSVEAGDRVERGDRVGHVSFGSRADVVLPAAVSREDLLVAEGDSVRAGETIIAERPDAADPAA